In Equus przewalskii isolate Varuska chromosome 6, EquPr2, whole genome shotgun sequence, one DNA window encodes the following:
- the NLRX1 gene encoding NLR family member X1 isoform X1 encodes MSWSCHVPRASWGPGLGRVFQPADERTSFLIHWSWPLKRERPLGPPRAFIRHHGSSADSGPPSGRHGQWFRGTSAAEAIQRHRRNLAEWFSRLPREERQFGPTFALDTVHVDPVIRESTPDELLRPLAELALEHQPPPARLPTLALSQLFDPDACGRRVQTVVLYGTVGTGKSTLVRKMVLDWCYGRLPAFELLIPFSCEDLSSLGPAPASLCHLVAQRYTPLKEILPLMAAAGSRLLFVLHGLEHLNLNFQLAGTGLCSDPEEPKAPAAIMVNLLRKYMLPKASILVTTRPSAIGRIPSKYVGRYGEICGFSDTNLQKLYFQIRLNQPDCVHGAGDAGVSTTPAQRDNLVQMLSRNLEGHHQIAAACFLPSYCWLVCATLHFLHAPTPAGQTLTSIYTSFLRLNFSGEMLESTDSSKLSLMAYAARTMGKLAYEGVSSRKTYFSEEDVRGCLEAGIKTEEEFQLVHVFRRDALRFFLAPCIEPGHPDTFVFTVPAMQEYLAALYIVLGLHKTTLQRVGKEVAELVGRVGEDVSLVLGIMAKLLPLRALPLLFNLLKVVPRVFGRVVGKSREAVARAMVLEMFREEDYYNDDVLDQMGASILGVEGPRRHPDEPPEDEVFELFPIFMGGLLSAHNRAVLAQLGCPIKNLDAMENAQAIKKKLGKLGRQVLPPSELLDHLFFHYEFQNQRFSAEVLSSLRQLNLAGVRMTPLKCTVVASVLGSGRHALDEVNLASCQLDPAGLRTFMPVFLRARKLGLQLNSLGPEACRDLRDLLLHDKCQITTLRLSNNPLTAAGVAFLVEGLAGNTSLTHLSLLHTGLGDEGLELLAARLNCNRQLQELNVAYNGAGDAAALALAKAAREHPSLELLHLYFNELSPEGRQVLRDLGGTAEGGARVVVSLTEGTAVSEYWSVILSEVQRNLKSWDQGRVRRHLELLLRDLDDNQGATLNPLRKAQLLRVKGEVRALLEQLGGSES; translated from the exons ATGAACGTACCTCCTTCCTGATCCACTGGAGTTGGCCCCTTAAAAGGGAGCGTCCTCTTGGGCCCCCTAG GGCCTTTATACGCCATCATGGAAGCTCAGCAGACAGTGGTCCCCCATCAGGGAGGCATGGACAGTGGTTCCGGGGCACCTCTGCAGCTG AAGCTATCCAGCGGCACCGCCGGAACCTAGCTGAGTGGTTCAGCCGGCTGCCCAGGGAAGAGCGCCAGTTCGGCCCAACCTTTGCACTAGATACAGTCCATGTAGACCCCGTGATCCGTGAGAGCACCCCTGATGAGCTGCTTCGCCCCCTGGCGGAGCTAGCCCTGGAGCATCAGCCACCCCCAGCCAGGCTCCCCACACTGGCCCTGTCTCAGCTCTTTGACCCAGATGCCTGTGGGCGCCGGGTGCAGACAGTGGTGCTGTACGGGACGGTGGGCACAGGCAAGAGCACACTGGTACGCAAGATGGTCCTGGACTGGTGTTATGGGCGGCTGCCAGCCTTCGAGCTGCTCATCCCCTTCTCCTGCGAGGACCTGTcatccctgggccctgccccGGCCTCCTTGTGCCATCTTGTGGCCCAGCGCTACACGCCCTTGAAGGAGATTCTGCCTCTGATGGCTGCTGCTGGGTCCCGCCTGCTCTTTGTGCTCCATGGCTTGGAGCATCTCAACCTCAACTTCCAGTTGGCGGGCACGGGGCTTTGCAGTGACCCTGAGGAGCCAAAGGCGCCAGCTGCCATCATGGTCAACCTACTGCGCAAATACATGCTGCCCAAG GCCAGCATTCTGGTGACCACCCGGCCCTCTGCCATCGGCCGCATCCCCAGCAAGTATGTGGGCCGCTATGGCGAGATCTGTGGCTTCTCTGATACCAACCTGCAGAAGCTCTACTTCCAGATCCGCCTCAACCAGCCAGACTGCGTGCACGGTGCTGGGGATGCGGGTGTCTCCACCACGCCGGCTCAGCGTGACAACCTGGTGCAGATGCTCTCCCGGAACCTGGAGGGGCACCACCAGATTGCTGctgcctgcttcctgccctcCTATTGCTGGCTTGTCTGTGCCACATTGCACTTCCTGCATGCCCCCACGCCGGCCGGACAGACCCTCACGAGCATCTACACCAGTTTCCTGCGTCTAAACTTCAGTGGGGAGATGCTGGAAAGCACTGACTCCTCCAAGTTGTCCCTGATGGCCTATGCCGCCCGAACCATGGGCAAGTTGGCCTATGAGGGGGTGTCGTCCCGCAAGACCTACTTCTCAGAGGAGGATGTCCGTGGCTGCCTGGAAGCTGGCATCAAGACGGAAGAGGAGTTTCAGCTAGTGCATGTCTTCCGCCGGGATGCCCTGAGGTTTTTCCTGGCCCCGTGTATCGAGCCAGGGCACCCGGACACCTTCGTGTTCACCGTGCCCGCCATGCAGGAATACCTGGCTGCCCTCTACATTGTGCTGGGTTTGCATAAGACCACTCTGCAGCGGGTGGGCAAGGAAGTGGCCGAGCTCGTGGGCCGTGTCGGGGAGGATGTCAGCTTGGTCCTGGGCATCATGGCCAAACTGCTGCCCCTGCgggccctgcctctgctcttcAACCTGCTCAAG GTGGTTCCTCGAGTGTTTGGGCGTGTGGTGGGTAAGAGCCGAGAGGCGGTGGCCCGGGCCATGGTGCTGGAGATGTTCCGAGAGGAAGACTATTATAACGACGACGTCCTAGACCAGATGGGAGCCAGTATCCTGGGCGTGGAGGGCCCTCGGCGTCACCCAGATGAGCCCCCCGAGGATGAGGTCTTTGAGCTTTTCCCCATTTTCATGGGAGGGCTTCTCTCTGCTCACAACCGGGCCGTGCTGGCTCAGCTTGGCTGCCCCATCAAGAACCTGGATGCCATGGAGAATGCCCAGGCCATCAAGAAGAAGCTGGGCAAGCTGGGCCGGCAGGTGCTGCCCCCCTCAGAGCTCCTTGACCACCTCTTCTTCCACTACGAGTTCCAGAATCAGCGCTTCTCCGCTGAGGTGCTCAGCTCTCTGCGCCAGCTCAACCTGGCGGGTGTGCGCATGACACCCCTCAAGTGCACGGTGGTAGCCTCTGTACTGGGCAGTGGAAGGCATGCCCTGGACGAGGTGAACTTGGCCTCCTGCCAGCTGGACCCTGCCGGGCTGCGCACGTTCATGCCTGTCTTCCTGCGTGCCCGGAAGCTGGG CTTGCAACTCAACAGCCTGGGCCCTGAGGCCTGCAGGGACCTTCGAGACCTGCTGCTGCATGACAAATGCCAAATTACCACCTTGCG GCTGTCCAACAACCCCCTGACGGCAGCAGGTGTGGCCTTTCTGGTAGAGGGGCTGGCAGGGAACACCTCACTGACACACCTGTCCCTGCTGCACACTGGCCTTGGGGACGAGGGCCTGGAGCTGCTGGCTGCCCGGCTGAACTGTAACCGACAGCTGCAGGAGCTGAACGTGGCCTACAATGGCGCTGGCGACGCTgcggccctggccctggccaaGGCTGCCCGGGAGCACCCTTCTCTGGAGCTGCTGCA CCTCTACTTCAATGAGCTGAGCCCAGAGGGCCGCCAGGTCCTGCGGGACTTGGGGGGCACTGCTGAAGGTGGTGCCCGGGTCGTGGTGTCACTGACGGAGGGGACAGCAGTGTCTGAGTACTGGTCAGTGATCCTCAGTGAAGTCCAGCGGAACCTCAAGAGCTGGGATCAGGGCCGGGTCCGGCGCCACCTTGAGCTGCTGCTGCGGGATCTGGATGATAACCAAGGAGCCACCCTAAATCCTTTGCGCAAGGCCCAGCTGCTTCGAGTGAAAGGCGAGGTCAGGGCCCTTCTGGAGCAGCTGGGAGGCTCCGAAAGCTGA
- the NLRX1 gene encoding NLR family member X1 isoform X2, which produces MSWSCHVPRASWGPGLGRVFQPAEAIQRHRRNLAEWFSRLPREERQFGPTFALDTVHVDPVIRESTPDELLRPLAELALEHQPPPARLPTLALSQLFDPDACGRRVQTVVLYGTVGTGKSTLVRKMVLDWCYGRLPAFELLIPFSCEDLSSLGPAPASLCHLVAQRYTPLKEILPLMAAAGSRLLFVLHGLEHLNLNFQLAGTGLCSDPEEPKAPAAIMVNLLRKYMLPKASILVTTRPSAIGRIPSKYVGRYGEICGFSDTNLQKLYFQIRLNQPDCVHGAGDAGVSTTPAQRDNLVQMLSRNLEGHHQIAAACFLPSYCWLVCATLHFLHAPTPAGQTLTSIYTSFLRLNFSGEMLESTDSSKLSLMAYAARTMGKLAYEGVSSRKTYFSEEDVRGCLEAGIKTEEEFQLVHVFRRDALRFFLAPCIEPGHPDTFVFTVPAMQEYLAALYIVLGLHKTTLQRVGKEVAELVGRVGEDVSLVLGIMAKLLPLRALPLLFNLLKVVPRVFGRVVGKSREAVARAMVLEMFREEDYYNDDVLDQMGASILGVEGPRRHPDEPPEDEVFELFPIFMGGLLSAHNRAVLAQLGCPIKNLDAMENAQAIKKKLGKLGRQVLPPSELLDHLFFHYEFQNQRFSAEVLSSLRQLNLAGVRMTPLKCTVVASVLGSGRHALDEVNLASCQLDPAGLRTFMPVFLRARKLGLQLNSLGPEACRDLRDLLLHDKCQITTLRLSNNPLTAAGVAFLVEGLAGNTSLTHLSLLHTGLGDEGLELLAARLNCNRQLQELNVAYNGAGDAAALALAKAAREHPSLELLHLYFNELSPEGRQVLRDLGGTAEGGARVVVSLTEGTAVSEYWSVILSEVQRNLKSWDQGRVRRHLELLLRDLDDNQGATLNPLRKAQLLRVKGEVRALLEQLGGSES; this is translated from the exons AAGCTATCCAGCGGCACCGCCGGAACCTAGCTGAGTGGTTCAGCCGGCTGCCCAGGGAAGAGCGCCAGTTCGGCCCAACCTTTGCACTAGATACAGTCCATGTAGACCCCGTGATCCGTGAGAGCACCCCTGATGAGCTGCTTCGCCCCCTGGCGGAGCTAGCCCTGGAGCATCAGCCACCCCCAGCCAGGCTCCCCACACTGGCCCTGTCTCAGCTCTTTGACCCAGATGCCTGTGGGCGCCGGGTGCAGACAGTGGTGCTGTACGGGACGGTGGGCACAGGCAAGAGCACACTGGTACGCAAGATGGTCCTGGACTGGTGTTATGGGCGGCTGCCAGCCTTCGAGCTGCTCATCCCCTTCTCCTGCGAGGACCTGTcatccctgggccctgccccGGCCTCCTTGTGCCATCTTGTGGCCCAGCGCTACACGCCCTTGAAGGAGATTCTGCCTCTGATGGCTGCTGCTGGGTCCCGCCTGCTCTTTGTGCTCCATGGCTTGGAGCATCTCAACCTCAACTTCCAGTTGGCGGGCACGGGGCTTTGCAGTGACCCTGAGGAGCCAAAGGCGCCAGCTGCCATCATGGTCAACCTACTGCGCAAATACATGCTGCCCAAG GCCAGCATTCTGGTGACCACCCGGCCCTCTGCCATCGGCCGCATCCCCAGCAAGTATGTGGGCCGCTATGGCGAGATCTGTGGCTTCTCTGATACCAACCTGCAGAAGCTCTACTTCCAGATCCGCCTCAACCAGCCAGACTGCGTGCACGGTGCTGGGGATGCGGGTGTCTCCACCACGCCGGCTCAGCGTGACAACCTGGTGCAGATGCTCTCCCGGAACCTGGAGGGGCACCACCAGATTGCTGctgcctgcttcctgccctcCTATTGCTGGCTTGTCTGTGCCACATTGCACTTCCTGCATGCCCCCACGCCGGCCGGACAGACCCTCACGAGCATCTACACCAGTTTCCTGCGTCTAAACTTCAGTGGGGAGATGCTGGAAAGCACTGACTCCTCCAAGTTGTCCCTGATGGCCTATGCCGCCCGAACCATGGGCAAGTTGGCCTATGAGGGGGTGTCGTCCCGCAAGACCTACTTCTCAGAGGAGGATGTCCGTGGCTGCCTGGAAGCTGGCATCAAGACGGAAGAGGAGTTTCAGCTAGTGCATGTCTTCCGCCGGGATGCCCTGAGGTTTTTCCTGGCCCCGTGTATCGAGCCAGGGCACCCGGACACCTTCGTGTTCACCGTGCCCGCCATGCAGGAATACCTGGCTGCCCTCTACATTGTGCTGGGTTTGCATAAGACCACTCTGCAGCGGGTGGGCAAGGAAGTGGCCGAGCTCGTGGGCCGTGTCGGGGAGGATGTCAGCTTGGTCCTGGGCATCATGGCCAAACTGCTGCCCCTGCgggccctgcctctgctcttcAACCTGCTCAAG GTGGTTCCTCGAGTGTTTGGGCGTGTGGTGGGTAAGAGCCGAGAGGCGGTGGCCCGGGCCATGGTGCTGGAGATGTTCCGAGAGGAAGACTATTATAACGACGACGTCCTAGACCAGATGGGAGCCAGTATCCTGGGCGTGGAGGGCCCTCGGCGTCACCCAGATGAGCCCCCCGAGGATGAGGTCTTTGAGCTTTTCCCCATTTTCATGGGAGGGCTTCTCTCTGCTCACAACCGGGCCGTGCTGGCTCAGCTTGGCTGCCCCATCAAGAACCTGGATGCCATGGAGAATGCCCAGGCCATCAAGAAGAAGCTGGGCAAGCTGGGCCGGCAGGTGCTGCCCCCCTCAGAGCTCCTTGACCACCTCTTCTTCCACTACGAGTTCCAGAATCAGCGCTTCTCCGCTGAGGTGCTCAGCTCTCTGCGCCAGCTCAACCTGGCGGGTGTGCGCATGACACCCCTCAAGTGCACGGTGGTAGCCTCTGTACTGGGCAGTGGAAGGCATGCCCTGGACGAGGTGAACTTGGCCTCCTGCCAGCTGGACCCTGCCGGGCTGCGCACGTTCATGCCTGTCTTCCTGCGTGCCCGGAAGCTGGG CTTGCAACTCAACAGCCTGGGCCCTGAGGCCTGCAGGGACCTTCGAGACCTGCTGCTGCATGACAAATGCCAAATTACCACCTTGCG GCTGTCCAACAACCCCCTGACGGCAGCAGGTGTGGCCTTTCTGGTAGAGGGGCTGGCAGGGAACACCTCACTGACACACCTGTCCCTGCTGCACACTGGCCTTGGGGACGAGGGCCTGGAGCTGCTGGCTGCCCGGCTGAACTGTAACCGACAGCTGCAGGAGCTGAACGTGGCCTACAATGGCGCTGGCGACGCTgcggccctggccctggccaaGGCTGCCCGGGAGCACCCTTCTCTGGAGCTGCTGCA CCTCTACTTCAATGAGCTGAGCCCAGAGGGCCGCCAGGTCCTGCGGGACTTGGGGGGCACTGCTGAAGGTGGTGCCCGGGTCGTGGTGTCACTGACGGAGGGGACAGCAGTGTCTGAGTACTGGTCAGTGATCCTCAGTGAAGTCCAGCGGAACCTCAAGAGCTGGGATCAGGGCCGGGTCCGGCGCCACCTTGAGCTGCTGCTGCGGGATCTGGATGATAACCAAGGAGCCACCCTAAATCCTTTGCGCAAGGCCCAGCTGCTTCGAGTGAAAGGCGAGGTCAGGGCCCTTCTGGAGCAGCTGGGAGGCTCCGAAAGCTGA
- the NLRX1 gene encoding NLR family member X1 isoform X3 gives MVLDWCYGRLPAFELLIPFSCEDLSSLGPAPASLCHLVAQRYTPLKEILPLMAAAGSRLLFVLHGLEHLNLNFQLAGTGLCSDPEEPKAPAAIMVNLLRKYMLPKASILVTTRPSAIGRIPSKYVGRYGEICGFSDTNLQKLYFQIRLNQPDCVHGAGDAGVSTTPAQRDNLVQMLSRNLEGHHQIAAACFLPSYCWLVCATLHFLHAPTPAGQTLTSIYTSFLRLNFSGEMLESTDSSKLSLMAYAARTMGKLAYEGVSSRKTYFSEEDVRGCLEAGIKTEEEFQLVHVFRRDALRFFLAPCIEPGHPDTFVFTVPAMQEYLAALYIVLGLHKTTLQRVGKEVAELVGRVGEDVSLVLGIMAKLLPLRALPLLFNLLKVVPRVFGRVVGKSREAVARAMVLEMFREEDYYNDDVLDQMGASILGVEGPRRHPDEPPEDEVFELFPIFMGGLLSAHNRAVLAQLGCPIKNLDAMENAQAIKKKLGKLGRQVLPPSELLDHLFFHYEFQNQRFSAEVLSSLRQLNLAGVRMTPLKCTVVASVLGSGRHALDEVNLASCQLDPAGLRTFMPVFLRARKLGLQLNSLGPEACRDLRDLLLHDKCQITTLRLSNNPLTAAGVAFLVEGLAGNTSLTHLSLLHTGLGDEGLELLAARLNCNRQLQELNVAYNGAGDAAALALAKAAREHPSLELLHLYFNELSPEGRQVLRDLGGTAEGGARVVVSLTEGTAVSEYWSVILSEVQRNLKSWDQGRVRRHLELLLRDLDDNQGATLNPLRKAQLLRVKGEVRALLEQLGGSES, from the exons ATGGTCCTGGACTGGTGTTATGGGCGGCTGCCAGCCTTCGAGCTGCTCATCCCCTTCTCCTGCGAGGACCTGTcatccctgggccctgccccGGCCTCCTTGTGCCATCTTGTGGCCCAGCGCTACACGCCCTTGAAGGAGATTCTGCCTCTGATGGCTGCTGCTGGGTCCCGCCTGCTCTTTGTGCTCCATGGCTTGGAGCATCTCAACCTCAACTTCCAGTTGGCGGGCACGGGGCTTTGCAGTGACCCTGAGGAGCCAAAGGCGCCAGCTGCCATCATGGTCAACCTACTGCGCAAATACATGCTGCCCAAG GCCAGCATTCTGGTGACCACCCGGCCCTCTGCCATCGGCCGCATCCCCAGCAAGTATGTGGGCCGCTATGGCGAGATCTGTGGCTTCTCTGATACCAACCTGCAGAAGCTCTACTTCCAGATCCGCCTCAACCAGCCAGACTGCGTGCACGGTGCTGGGGATGCGGGTGTCTCCACCACGCCGGCTCAGCGTGACAACCTGGTGCAGATGCTCTCCCGGAACCTGGAGGGGCACCACCAGATTGCTGctgcctgcttcctgccctcCTATTGCTGGCTTGTCTGTGCCACATTGCACTTCCTGCATGCCCCCACGCCGGCCGGACAGACCCTCACGAGCATCTACACCAGTTTCCTGCGTCTAAACTTCAGTGGGGAGATGCTGGAAAGCACTGACTCCTCCAAGTTGTCCCTGATGGCCTATGCCGCCCGAACCATGGGCAAGTTGGCCTATGAGGGGGTGTCGTCCCGCAAGACCTACTTCTCAGAGGAGGATGTCCGTGGCTGCCTGGAAGCTGGCATCAAGACGGAAGAGGAGTTTCAGCTAGTGCATGTCTTCCGCCGGGATGCCCTGAGGTTTTTCCTGGCCCCGTGTATCGAGCCAGGGCACCCGGACACCTTCGTGTTCACCGTGCCCGCCATGCAGGAATACCTGGCTGCCCTCTACATTGTGCTGGGTTTGCATAAGACCACTCTGCAGCGGGTGGGCAAGGAAGTGGCCGAGCTCGTGGGCCGTGTCGGGGAGGATGTCAGCTTGGTCCTGGGCATCATGGCCAAACTGCTGCCCCTGCgggccctgcctctgctcttcAACCTGCTCAAG GTGGTTCCTCGAGTGTTTGGGCGTGTGGTGGGTAAGAGCCGAGAGGCGGTGGCCCGGGCCATGGTGCTGGAGATGTTCCGAGAGGAAGACTATTATAACGACGACGTCCTAGACCAGATGGGAGCCAGTATCCTGGGCGTGGAGGGCCCTCGGCGTCACCCAGATGAGCCCCCCGAGGATGAGGTCTTTGAGCTTTTCCCCATTTTCATGGGAGGGCTTCTCTCTGCTCACAACCGGGCCGTGCTGGCTCAGCTTGGCTGCCCCATCAAGAACCTGGATGCCATGGAGAATGCCCAGGCCATCAAGAAGAAGCTGGGCAAGCTGGGCCGGCAGGTGCTGCCCCCCTCAGAGCTCCTTGACCACCTCTTCTTCCACTACGAGTTCCAGAATCAGCGCTTCTCCGCTGAGGTGCTCAGCTCTCTGCGCCAGCTCAACCTGGCGGGTGTGCGCATGACACCCCTCAAGTGCACGGTGGTAGCCTCTGTACTGGGCAGTGGAAGGCATGCCCTGGACGAGGTGAACTTGGCCTCCTGCCAGCTGGACCCTGCCGGGCTGCGCACGTTCATGCCTGTCTTCCTGCGTGCCCGGAAGCTGGG CTTGCAACTCAACAGCCTGGGCCCTGAGGCCTGCAGGGACCTTCGAGACCTGCTGCTGCATGACAAATGCCAAATTACCACCTTGCG GCTGTCCAACAACCCCCTGACGGCAGCAGGTGTGGCCTTTCTGGTAGAGGGGCTGGCAGGGAACACCTCACTGACACACCTGTCCCTGCTGCACACTGGCCTTGGGGACGAGGGCCTGGAGCTGCTGGCTGCCCGGCTGAACTGTAACCGACAGCTGCAGGAGCTGAACGTGGCCTACAATGGCGCTGGCGACGCTgcggccctggccctggccaaGGCTGCCCGGGAGCACCCTTCTCTGGAGCTGCTGCA CCTCTACTTCAATGAGCTGAGCCCAGAGGGCCGCCAGGTCCTGCGGGACTTGGGGGGCACTGCTGAAGGTGGTGCCCGGGTCGTGGTGTCACTGACGGAGGGGACAGCAGTGTCTGAGTACTGGTCAGTGATCCTCAGTGAAGTCCAGCGGAACCTCAAGAGCTGGGATCAGGGCCGGGTCCGGCGCCACCTTGAGCTGCTGCTGCGGGATCTGGATGATAACCAAGGAGCCACCCTAAATCCTTTGCGCAAGGCCCAGCTGCTTCGAGTGAAAGGCGAGGTCAGGGCCCTTCTGGAGCAGCTGGGAGGCTCCGAAAGCTGA
- the NHERF4 gene encoding Na(+)/H(+) exchange regulatory cofactor NHE-RF4 isoform X1 has product MEAAADLKDTASLTLKFEFNPKLGIDNPVLSLAEDHDPSELWSLERPRFCLLSKEKGRTFGFHLQQELGRAGHVVSMVEPGTSAQRQGLRAGDRILGVNNHVVEREDHAVVVRRIQASGPRVLLTVLAQHVHDVARAQQGDDACLCPTLGPGVRPRLCHIVKDEGGFGFSITQGHRGPFWLVLTTGGAAERAGVPPGARLLEVNGVSVEKFTHNQLRRKLRQSGEQVTLLVAGPEVEEKCRQLGMPLAAPLAEGWALPTKPRCLHIEKGPQGFGFLLREEKGLDGHLGQFLWEVDPGLPAEKAGMQAGDRLVAVAGESVEGLGHEETVSRIRAQGSCVFLTVVDPEADRFFSMVRLSPLLFLESTETSASPQDTCSASLVETKNPPVEDIAMPPDSCGSRQCFLYPGPGGGYGFRLSCVASGPCVFISQVTLGSSAARAGLQMGDVILEVNGFPLGGENDLERLQQLAEAEPPLCLKLAARSWQGLEAWNPQGLERTGL; this is encoded by the exons ATGGAGGCAGCTGCAG ATCTTAAGGACACAGCCTCATTAACTCT GAAGTTTGAGTTTAACCCAAAGCTGGGCATTGATAATCCCGTCCTCTCCCTGGCAGAAGACCACGACCCCTCTG AACTCTGGAGTCTGGAGCGGCCTCGTTTCTGTCtgctgagcaaggagaagggCAGAACTTTTGGCTTCCACCTGCAGcaggagctgggcagggctgggcatgtGGTGAGCATGGTGGAGCCAGGCACCTCTGCCCAGCGCCAGGGTCTTCGGGCAGGAGACCGGATCCTAGGGGTGAACAACCATGTCGTGGAACGTGAAGACCATGCAGTG GTGGTACGCCGCATCCAGGCCAGTGGTCCTCGGGTGTTGCTGACGGTTTTGGCGCAGCATGTGCATGATGTGGCCCGAGCTCAACAGGGAGACGATGCCTGCCTCTGTCCTACTCTTGGCCCGGGGGTCCGGCCCCGGCTATGCCACATAGTGAAAGATGAGGGTGGCTTTGGCTTCAGTATCACCCAGG GACATCGGGGGCCTTTCTGGTTGGTGCTGACTACTGGAGGAGCAGCTGAGCGGGCAGGGGTGCCCCCTGGGGCCCGACTGCTAGAAGTGAATGGGGTCAGTGTGGAGAAGTTCACTCATAACCAGCTAAGGAGGAAG CTTCGGCAGAGTGGAGagcaggtgaccctgctggtggcAGGCCCAGAGGTGGAGGAAAAATGTCGCCAGCTGGGAATGCCTCTGGCTGCACCCCTGGCAGAGGGCTGGGCACTGCCCACCAAGCCCCGCTGTCTGCACATAGAGAAAGGGCCCCAGGGCTTTGGGTTCCTGCTCCGAGAGGAAAAGGGCCTTGATGGTCACCTTG GGCAGTTCCTGTGGGAGGTGGACCCAGGACTGCCAGCCGAGAAGGCCGGGATGCAGGCTGGGGACCGGCTGGTGGCTGTGGCTGGGGAGAGCGTGGAAGGGCTGGGCCATGAGGAGACAGTGTCCAGGATCCGGGCGCAGGGCTCCTGTGTCTTCCTCACTGTCGTCGACCCTGAGGCTGACCGCTTCTTCAGCATG GTTCGCTTGTCCCCACTCCTCTTCTTGGAAAGCACAGAGACTTCTGCGTCTCCCCAGGACACCTGCTCAGCCTCTCTGGTTGAGACCAAGAACCCACCAGTTGAAGACATAGCCATGCCTCCAGACTCATGTGGCTCCCGCCAGTGCTTCCTGTACCCTGGGCCTGGTGGTGGCTATGGCTTCCGACTCAGCTGTGTAGCCAGTGGGCCTTGTGTCTTCATCTCCCAG GTGACCCTAGGAAGCTCAGCTGCCCGGGCAGGGCTGCAAATGGGAGATGTGATTCTAGAGGTGAACGGGTTTCCTTTGGGTGGAGAGAATGACCTGGAAAGGCTTCAGCAGCTGGCTGAGGCTGAGCCACCCCTGTGCCTGAAGCTGGCAGCCAGATCTTGGCAGGGCTTGGAAGCCTGGAATCCCCAGGGTCTGGAGag GACTGGGCTCTAG
- the NHERF4 gene encoding Na(+)/H(+) exchange regulatory cofactor NHE-RF4 isoform X2 translates to MVEPGTSAQRQGLRAGDRILGVNNHVVEREDHAVVVRRIQASGPRVLLTVLAQHVHDVARAQQGDDACLCPTLGPGVRPRLCHIVKDEGGFGFSITQGHRGPFWLVLTTGGAAERAGVPPGARLLEVNGVSVEKFTHNQLRRKLRQSGEQVTLLVAGPEVEEKCRQLGMPLAAPLAEGWALPTKPRCLHIEKGPQGFGFLLREEKGLDGHLGQFLWEVDPGLPAEKAGMQAGDRLVAVAGESVEGLGHEETVSRIRAQGSCVFLTVVDPEADRFFSMVRLSPLLFLESTETSASPQDTCSASLVETKNPPVEDIAMPPDSCGSRQCFLYPGPGGGYGFRLSCVASGPCVFISQVTLGSSAARAGLQMGDVILEVNGFPLGGENDLERLQQLAEAEPPLCLKLAARSWQGLEAWNPQGLERTGL, encoded by the exons ATGGTGGAGCCAGGCACCTCTGCCCAGCGCCAGGGTCTTCGGGCAGGAGACCGGATCCTAGGGGTGAACAACCATGTCGTGGAACGTGAAGACCATGCAGTG GTGGTACGCCGCATCCAGGCCAGTGGTCCTCGGGTGTTGCTGACGGTTTTGGCGCAGCATGTGCATGATGTGGCCCGAGCTCAACAGGGAGACGATGCCTGCCTCTGTCCTACTCTTGGCCCGGGGGTCCGGCCCCGGCTATGCCACATAGTGAAAGATGAGGGTGGCTTTGGCTTCAGTATCACCCAGG GACATCGGGGGCCTTTCTGGTTGGTGCTGACTACTGGAGGAGCAGCTGAGCGGGCAGGGGTGCCCCCTGGGGCCCGACTGCTAGAAGTGAATGGGGTCAGTGTGGAGAAGTTCACTCATAACCAGCTAAGGAGGAAG CTTCGGCAGAGTGGAGagcaggtgaccctgctggtggcAGGCCCAGAGGTGGAGGAAAAATGTCGCCAGCTGGGAATGCCTCTGGCTGCACCCCTGGCAGAGGGCTGGGCACTGCCCACCAAGCCCCGCTGTCTGCACATAGAGAAAGGGCCCCAGGGCTTTGGGTTCCTGCTCCGAGAGGAAAAGGGCCTTGATGGTCACCTTG GGCAGTTCCTGTGGGAGGTGGACCCAGGACTGCCAGCCGAGAAGGCCGGGATGCAGGCTGGGGACCGGCTGGTGGCTGTGGCTGGGGAGAGCGTGGAAGGGCTGGGCCATGAGGAGACAGTGTCCAGGATCCGGGCGCAGGGCTCCTGTGTCTTCCTCACTGTCGTCGACCCTGAGGCTGACCGCTTCTTCAGCATG GTTCGCTTGTCCCCACTCCTCTTCTTGGAAAGCACAGAGACTTCTGCGTCTCCCCAGGACACCTGCTCAGCCTCTCTGGTTGAGACCAAGAACCCACCAGTTGAAGACATAGCCATGCCTCCAGACTCATGTGGCTCCCGCCAGTGCTTCCTGTACCCTGGGCCTGGTGGTGGCTATGGCTTCCGACTCAGCTGTGTAGCCAGTGGGCCTTGTGTCTTCATCTCCCAG GTGACCCTAGGAAGCTCAGCTGCCCGGGCAGGGCTGCAAATGGGAGATGTGATTCTAGAGGTGAACGGGTTTCCTTTGGGTGGAGAGAATGACCTGGAAAGGCTTCAGCAGCTGGCTGAGGCTGAGCCACCCCTGTGCCTGAAGCTGGCAGCCAGATCTTGGCAGGGCTTGGAAGCCTGGAATCCCCAGGGTCTGGAGag GACTGGGCTCTAG